The Candidatus Coatesbacteria bacterium genome includes a region encoding these proteins:
- the accC gene encoding acetyl-CoA carboxylase biotin carboxylase subunit, whose protein sequence is MFNKILIANRGEVALRVIHAARELGIRTVAVYSEADRESPHVREADEAVCIGPPPPNRSYLSIPRIIATAEITDADAIHPGYGFLAENPHFAEICEACQVTFIGPDPRTITMMGNKSRARQTMTAAGVPVVPGSEGVVQKVDDAIELAEEIGYPVIVKAVSGGGGRGMRIAHTQVSLIKAFSTAQTEAEAAFGDGSLYLEKFIVKPRHVEIQIMADKHGNVVHLGERDCSIQRRHQKLLEESPSPAVDAELRARMGEAAVEAARACGYHSAGTVEFLLDASGHFYFMEMNTRIQVEHPVTEMLTGTDLVIEQIRVAAGAELSWSQDEITYDGHVIECRINAEDPMRNFTPSPGPIAEFQAPAGEHIRIDTFAETGGTVSPYYDSLVAKLIVKGADRADCIARTRAALDELVIEGVKTTIPFHQALLQHPRFVAGDFDTGFLDEERVV, encoded by the coding sequence ATGTTCAACAAGATCCTGATCGCCAACCGCGGCGAGGTGGCCTTGCGGGTCATCCACGCCGCCCGTGAGTTGGGCATCCGCACCGTGGCCGTCTACTCCGAGGCCGATCGTGAGTCTCCTCACGTCCGCGAGGCCGACGAGGCCGTCTGCATCGGCCCGCCGCCGCCCAACCGCAGTTATCTCTCTATCCCCCGGATCATCGCCACCGCCGAGATCACCGACGCCGACGCCATCCACCCCGGCTACGGCTTTTTGGCCGAGAACCCGCACTTCGCCGAGATCTGCGAGGCCTGTCAGGTGACATTCATCGGCCCCGATCCGCGGACCATCACCATGATGGGCAACAAGTCCCGGGCCCGGCAGACGATGACCGCGGCCGGCGTGCCCGTGGTCCCCGGTTCCGAGGGCGTGGTGCAGAAGGTCGACGACGCCATCGAGCTGGCCGAGGAGATCGGCTATCCCGTGATCGTCAAGGCGGTTTCCGGCGGCGGCGGGCGCGGGATGCGCATCGCCCACACCCAGGTCAGCCTGATCAAGGCCTTTTCCACGGCCCAGACCGAGGCCGAGGCCGCCTTCGGCGACGGCAGCCTCTATCTGGAGAAGTTCATCGTCAAGCCTCGCCACGTCGAGATTCAGATCATGGCCGACAAGCACGGCAACGTCGTCCACCTCGGCGAGCGCGACTGCTCGATCCAGCGCCGCCATCAGAAGCTGCTGGAGGAATCCCCCTCTCCGGCCGTCGACGCCGAGCTGCGCGCCCGGATGGGTGAAGCGGCGGTCGAGGCGGCCCGTGCCTGCGGCTACCACTCCGCCGGCACCGTCGAGTTCCTCCTCGACGCCTCGGGACACTTCTACTTCATGGAGATGAACACCCGCATCCAGGTCGAGCACCCCGTTACCGAGATGTTGACCGGAACCGACCTGGTCATCGAGCAGATCCGTGTCGCCGCCGGCGCGGAGCTCTCCTGGAGCCAGGACGAGATCACCTACGACGGCCACGTCATCGAGTGCCGCATCAACGCCGAGGACCCGATGCGCAACTTCACCCCCAGCCCCGGTCCCATCGCGGAGTTCCAGGCCCCGGCGGGCGAGCATATCCGTATCGACACCTTCGCCGAGACCGGCGGCACCGTCAGCCCTTACTACGACTCCCTCGTCGCCAAGCTGATCGTCAAGGGCGCCGACCGCGCCGATTGCATCGCCCGTACGCGGGCCGCCCTGGACGAGCTGGTCATCGAGGGCGTCAAGACGACGATCCCCTTCCATCAGGCCCTGCTGCAGCACCCGCGCTTCGTCGCGGGCGACTTCGACACCGGCTTCCTCGACGAGGAGCGGGTGGTCTAG
- a CDS encoding glycosyltransferase, whose protein sequence is MAKFFPLEERGFRQDCVLRPDNRAALPVDFPLGLRRVRGRPNLLDHLSLSSLRTLARSGRWAAEYIHGLEPLLADYGLVRSAEIHYPFSWQCVRAHRRGQGPPVVVTVHQNIPHIWLKKSRIQNELAEVRRGARLFVAVTEYCARLCRQEGIPAERIRVGGNAVDLARFRPGPVDSGLRRKLGAGEGDFLVLALGRQRWEKGQWVLVHALRALELAGKPVRGAIVGSGGARSGLERLAAAYRLGERLRFLDPLPYERVPELLRAVDCLVQPSLPAPHWQEQFGMAALEALACGVPVVTTRVGGIPEVVGEAALYTPPGNYVALAESLERLRTTPGLREELIGRGLERAELFSLERIAGRYTAAFADAAAAG, encoded by the coding sequence ATGGCCAAGTTCTTCCCCCTCGAGGAGCGGGGCTTTCGCCAGGATTGCGTCCTGCGACCGGATAACCGGGCGGCGCTGCCCGTCGACTTCCCCCTGGGGCTGCGCCGGGTGCGCGGCCGGCCCAACCTGCTGGATCATTTGAGCCTGAGCAGTTTGCGGACGCTCGCCAGGAGCGGCCGCTGGGCGGCGGAGTACATCCACGGACTGGAGCCGTTGCTGGCGGACTACGGGCTGGTGCGCAGCGCCGAGATCCATTACCCCTTCAGTTGGCAGTGCGTCCGGGCGCACCGTCGCGGCCAGGGCCCGCCAGTGGTGGTCACCGTTCACCAGAATATCCCCCACATCTGGTTGAAGAAAAGCCGCATCCAGAATGAACTGGCCGAGGTCCGCCGCGGCGCCCGGTTGTTCGTGGCGGTGACGGAGTACTGCGCCCGGCTCTGCCGCCAGGAGGGCATCCCCGCGGAGCGTATCCGCGTCGGCGGCAACGCCGTCGATTTGGCGCGCTTCCGGCCGGGTCCGGTGGACAGCGGACTGCGACGGAAACTCGGCGCCGGGGAGGGCGACTTCCTCGTCCTGGCCCTGGGACGCCAGCGCTGGGAGAAGGGCCAGTGGGTGCTGGTCCACGCCCTGCGGGCCCTGGAGCTGGCGGGGAAGCCGGTCCGTGGGGCGATCGTCGGCTCCGGCGGTGCCCGGAGCGGGCTGGAGCGCCTGGCCGCCGCCTATCGCCTCGGCGAGCGGCTGCGCTTCCTCGACCCTCTGCCCTACGAGAGGGTGCCGGAGCTGCTGCGCGCGGTGGACTGTCTGGTCCAGCCCTCCCTGCCCGCCCCGCACTGGCAGGAGCAGTTCGGCATGGCGGCGCTGGAGGCCCTGGCCTGCGGCGTCCCCGTGGTGACGACCCGCGTCGGCGGCATCCCCGAGGTCGTCGGCGAGGCGGCCCTCTACACCCCGCCGGGCAACTACGTCGCCCTGGCCGAGTCCCTGGAGCGCCTGCGCACGACGCCCGGCCTGCGCGAAGAACTCATCGGTCGCGGTCTGGAACGGGCCGAGCTCTTCTCGCTGGAGCGCATCGCCGGACGCTACACCGCGGCCTTCGCCGACGCCGCCGCCGCAGGGTAG
- a CDS encoding 2-phosphosulfolactate phosphatase, which yields MMEPTPRIDAALCPAELAGLELSGRTAVVIDVLRATTTITTALEAGAAALIPRATLEECRARRREDPELLCGGERGGLKPADFELGNSPAAYTASAVRGRRIVFSTTNGTRALLACAAAETVLLGALINRAAVAGRLAADGRDVVLVCSAKHGRPNLEDSLCAGLIVRALEERGLELELSDGARLVRAVAATYPPGYDVLADTDHGREMLSLDLEADIRFCARLDTCRTVGRWTAGRIIV from the coding sequence ATGATGGAACCGACGCCGCGCATCGACGCCGCCCTCTGCCCGGCGGAGCTGGCCGGCCTGGAGCTGAGCGGGCGCACCGCCGTGGTCATCGACGTCCTGCGGGCCACCACCACGATCACCACGGCCCTGGAGGCGGGGGCGGCGGCGCTGATCCCACGGGCCACCCTGGAGGAGTGCCGCGCCCGCCGCCGGGAGGATCCGGAGCTCCTCTGCGGGGGCGAGCGCGGCGGCCTCAAACCCGCCGACTTCGAGCTGGGCAACTCACCGGCCGCGTACACAGCGTCCGCGGTCCGGGGCCGGCGGATCGTCTTCTCGACGACCAACGGCACCCGGGCCCTGCTGGCCTGCGCCGCGGCGGAGACGGTCCTGCTGGGGGCGCTGATCAACCGTGCCGCCGTCGCCGGGCGCCTGGCCGCCGACGGCCGCGACGTCGTCCTGGTCTGCTCGGCCAAGCACGGCCGGCCCAACCTGGAGGACAGCCTCTGCGCCGGGTTGATCGTCCGGGCCCTGGAGGAGCGGGGTCTTGAACTGGAGTTGTCCGACGGCGCCCGGCTGGTGCGCGCCGTCGCCGCGACCTATCCTCCCGGCTACGACGTCCTGGCCGACACCGATCACGGCCGCGAGATGCTCAGCCTGGACCTCGAGGCCGATATCCGCTTCTGCGCCCGTCTCGACACCTGCCGGACCGTCGGGCGCTGGACCGCGGGACGGATTATCGTTTAG
- a CDS encoding tetratricopeptide repeat protein, with the protein MRFYRRPKRSAAAINEDVMSDKLLDEVRAALAAEVLDTRPFDGVQPAEVDDVMICNALGDLYGRAAEPQRAYNFYHRAAELYRAEGYSTKAIAILRKATRLEMAPPEALWELGGLYAVEGFKAEASQQYLRYADLQRRRDDTDAVLLAYEKIVELDPQNALIRVVLAEMYSKSGFTERALEEYERALEILDPERDAQDVARVKRRIIDLERKSETEAQTGVELPAELELPTPEASPTVEEADPEDQGTEIDLGETIIEDAEADIDLEAAVGVAPPETDELSLEGLEADEDSTGVEIDLDGAIRERTEAGETKAPSGETTFEDVVEDFKEAMSSLTAGDDPQGHYDLGIAYKEMGMLDDAILQLQAAARHESLRDKAASLLAECFYEKGLPELAVKELQRALRSAVDEDERLSLHYRLAVVLQELGRDAAARDNLLECYAIDINYRDVARRLENLG; encoded by the coding sequence ATGAGGTTTTACCGGCGGCCGAAGCGGTCCGCCGCAGCCATCAATGAGGATGTGATGAGCGACAAGCTGCTCGATGAAGTCCGCGCCGCCCTGGCCGCCGAGGTCCTCGACACCCGACCCTTCGACGGGGTGCAGCCCGCCGAGGTCGACGACGTGATGATCTGCAATGCCCTGGGCGATCTCTACGGCCGCGCCGCTGAGCCACAGCGGGCCTACAACTTCTATCACCGTGCCGCCGAGCTCTACCGCGCCGAGGGCTATAGCACCAAGGCCATCGCCATCCTGCGCAAGGCCACCCGCCTGGAGATGGCGCCGCCGGAGGCGCTCTGGGAACTGGGCGGGCTCTACGCCGTCGAGGGCTTCAAGGCCGAAGCCTCCCAGCAGTACCTGCGCTACGCCGATCTGCAGCGCCGCCGCGACGACACCGACGCCGTCCTGCTGGCCTACGAGAAGATCGTCGAACTCGATCCGCAGAATGCGCTCATCCGCGTCGTCCTGGCCGAGATGTACTCCAAGAGCGGGTTCACCGAGCGGGCGCTCGAGGAATACGAACGGGCCCTGGAGATTCTCGATCCGGAACGCGACGCCCAGGACGTGGCCAGGGTCAAGCGACGGATCATCGACCTGGAGCGCAAGAGCGAGACCGAGGCCCAGACCGGTGTCGAGCTGCCGGCAGAACTCGAGCTGCCCACCCCGGAGGCTTCCCCCACGGTCGAGGAAGCCGACCCTGAAGATCAGGGAACCGAGATTGACCTCGGCGAAACCATCATTGAAGACGCCGAGGCCGACATCGACCTGGAGGCCGCCGTCGGCGTTGCCCCGCCCGAGACCGACGAGCTGAGCCTGGAGGGCCTGGAGGCCGACGAAGACAGTACCGGGGTGGAGATCGATCTCGACGGGGCGATCCGGGAACGAACGGAGGCCGGCGAGACGAAGGCGCCCAGCGGGGAAACGACCTTCGAGGACGTCGTCGAGGACTTCAAGGAAGCGATGAGTTCCCTGACGGCCGGTGACGATCCCCAGGGCCACTATGATCTGGGGATCGCCTACAAGGAGATGGGGATGCTCGACGACGCCATCCTTCAGCTCCAGGCCGCCGCCCGGCACGAGTCCCTACGTGACAAGGCCGCCAGCCTGCTGGCCGAGTGCTTCTACGAGAAGGGGCTGCCCGAGTTAGCCGTCAAGGAGCTTCAGCGGGCCCTGCGCAGCGCCGTCGACGAGGACGAGCGCCTCTCGCTGCACTACCGCCTGGCCGTTGTGCTACAGGAGCTGGGGCGTGACGCGGCGGCCCGCGACAACCTGCTGGAATGCTACGCCATCGATATCAACTACCGCGACGTGGCCCGACGGCTGGAGAACCTCGGCTGA